Below is a genomic region from Thermithiobacillus tepidarius DSM 3134.
GTCCATTTCCCACCGGGCGGTGATGTTCGGCGCCCTCGCCGAGGGGGAGACCCGGGTCACCGGTCTGCTCGAAGGCGAGGACGTCCTGGCCACGCTCGGCGCCTTCCGTGCCATGGGCATGCGGGCCGAAGGGCCGGCGGATGGACAACTGCTCATCCACGGCGTGGGGCTGCGCGGGCTGCGGGCGCCGGCGGAGGCCATCGATTGCGGCAACTCCGGCACTTCCATGCGCCTGCTGGCCGGCATCCTGTCCGGGCAGCCCTTCAGCACGACCCTGACCGGCGACGCGAGCCTGCGCCGGCGCCCGATGAACCGGGTGATCACCCCGCTGAGCGAAATGGGCAGCCGCATCGAGGCCGCCGAAAACGGCCGGCCGCCCCTGCAGGTGCACGGCAACGCTCAGCTGCGAGGCATTCACTATGCGTTGCCGGTGGCCAGCGCACAGGTGAAATCCGCCGTGCTGCTGGCAGGCTTGTTCGCGGACGGCGAGACCTGCGTGACCGAGCCGGCGCCGACCCGTGACCACACCGAGCGCATGCTGCACGGCTTCGGCTATCCCATTCGCCGCGAGGGACAGACGGTCTGCCTGCGCGGCGGCGGGCGGCTGCACGGCACCACGATCCAGGTGCCCGCCGACATTTCCTCCGCCGCTTTCTTCATGGTCGGCGCGCTGATCTGCCCGGATTCGGACCTGGTGCTGGAACACGTGGGGGTCAATCCCACGCGCACCGGCATCATCGAGATCCTGACCCGCATGGGCGGGCGCATCGATCTGCTGAACCTGCGCGAGGTCGGCGGCGAGCCGGTGGCCGACATCCACGTGCGCAGCTCCAGGCTGACCGGCATCCGCATTCCCGAGAAGCTGGTGCCGCTGGCCATCGACGAGTTCCCCGCCATTTTCGTCGCCGCCGCCTGCGCCGAGGGCGAAACCGTGCTGACCGGCGCCGAGGAGCTGCGGGTCAAGGAGAGCGATCGCATCGCGGTCATGGCCGACGGCCTGCAACGCTTGGGCGTGGATGCCCGGCCCACCGCGGACGGCATGGTCATCCGCGGCGGTCCGATCGGCGGCGGCGAGGTGGAGAGCCACACCGACCACCGCATCGCCATGGCCTTCAGCATGGCCGGCTTGGTGGCCCGGGAGCCGGTGCGCATCCACGATTGCCGCCATGTGGCCACCTCCTTCCCGGGCTACGCCGAGCTGGCCCGGTCGGCCGGCCTGTCCCTGAGCGTGGAGGAAGGACGTTGAGCGGATCGATGCCGAGCAGCGGGCGGGCGGTGCCCGTCATCACCATCGACGGCCCGAGCGGGGTGGGCAAGGGTACCCTGAGCCGGAAACTGGCGCAGCATCTGGGTTGGCATTTCCTGGACAGCGGCGCGCTCTATCGCATCCTGGCCCTCGCCGCCCAGCGGCGCGGGGTGGCGGACCAGGACGAGGCCGGCCTGGCCCGCTTGGCCGATGCGCTGGCGATCCGCTTCGAGGAAGGGAGCGACGCCAGCGCCGAGATCTTCGTGGACGGGGAACGCGTCACCAACGCCATCCGTGCCGACGAGGTAGGGGCCTTCGCCTCGCGCATCGCGGTCCTGCCGCAGGTGCGCGCCGCCTTGCTGGAGCGCCAGCGCCGCTTTCGGCAGCCGCCCGGCCTGGTGGCGGACGGCCGCGACATGGGTACCGTCGTTTTTCCCGACGCCACGCTGAAAATCTTTCTTACCGCCAGCGTGGAGGAACGGGCCCGCCGGCGCCAAAAACAGTTGAGAGAGCATGGCGTAAGTGTTAACCTTCACGAGATTAGCCGGGACATCGAAGCGCGTGATAACCGTGATCGCACGCGCGCCGTTGCCCCTCTGAAACCGGCTGCTGACGCCAAAGTCCTGGATACGAGCGGTCAAAGTGTTGAAAAAAGCTTTGACGAACTGCGTTCCTTGGTGGAAGCGGCCATTTTTGCTTCATTTTAGCCGGGGACCCGACAAGTCCCCCACAGCTGTTTCCGGCTGCGCCCGGGAGCAAATTTTAACCATGAGGTTTTACTCACATGACCAACGTACAAACTGCAACCCCGCACGAACCCAGCTTCGCCGAGCTTTTCGAGCAGAGCGAAACGACCAAGGCCCTGAAGCCCGGTGAGTTGATCATCGGCGAGGTGGTTCACGTCGACAACGATGTGGTGATCGTCGACACGGGGTTGAAGTCCGAGGGCGCGATCCCCACCGAACAGTTCCGCAACGCCGAGGGCGAGATCGAAGTCAAGGTGGGTGATCAGGTCGAGGTCTGCCTGGAGAGCGTGGAAGACGGCACCGGCGAAACCCGCCTGTCCCGCGAGAAGGCCCGCCGCGCCAAGGCCTGGGTCGAGCTGGAGAAAGCCTTCGAGGCGGATGCGGTCATCAAGGGCGTCATCAGCGGCAAGGTCAAGGGCGGCTTCACCGTCGCCATCGACGGCATCCGCGCCTTCCTGCCCGGCTCCCTGGTGGACGTGCGCCCCCTGCGCGACACGACCCACCTGGAGGGCAAGGACCTGGAGTTCAAGGTCATCAAGCTGGACCGCAAGCGCAACAACGTGGTCGTGTCCCGCCGCGCCATCGTCGAGAAGGAGGTCAGCGCCGAGCGCAGCGCGCTGATGGCCAACATCGAGGAAGGCGCCATCGTCATGGGCACCGTGAAGAACCTGACCGACTACGGCGCCTTCATCGACCTGGGCGGCATCGACGGCCTGCTGCACATCACCGACATGGCCTGGAAGCGCGTCAAGCACCCCACCGAGGTGGTCAACGTCGGCGACGAGATCCGCGTGAAGGTGCTGAAGTTCGACAAGGAGCGCGGCCGCATCTCCCTGGGCTTGAAGCAGTTGGCCGACGATCCCTGGAAGGATCTGGCGCGCCGCTATCCGGAAGGCACCCGCCTGTTCGGCAAGGTCACCAACATCACCGACTACGGCGCCTTCGTCGAGATCGAAGACGGCGTGGAGGGGCTGGTGCATGTTTCCGAGATCGACTGGACCAACAAGAACGTGCATCCCAGCAAGCTGGTGCACGTCGGCCAGGAAGTCGAGGTCATGGTGCTGGACATCGATCAGGAACGCCGCCGCATCT
It encodes:
- the cmk gene encoding (d)CMP kinase; translation: MSGSMPSSGRAVPVITIDGPSGVGKGTLSRKLAQHLGWHFLDSGALYRILALAAQRRGVADQDEAGLARLADALAIRFEEGSDASAEIFVDGERVTNAIRADEVGAFASRIAVLPQVRAALLERQRRFRQPPGLVADGRDMGTVVFPDATLKIFLTASVEERARRRQKQLREHGVSVNLHEISRDIEARDNRDRTRAVAPLKPAADAKVLDTSGQSVEKSFDELRSLVEAAIFASF
- the rpsA gene encoding 30S ribosomal protein S1, which translates into the protein MTNVQTATPHEPSFAELFEQSETTKALKPGELIIGEVVHVDNDVVIVDTGLKSEGAIPTEQFRNAEGEIEVKVGDQVEVCLESVEDGTGETRLSREKARRAKAWVELEKAFEADAVIKGVISGKVKGGFTVAIDGIRAFLPGSLVDVRPLRDTTHLEGKDLEFKVIKLDRKRNNVVVSRRAIVEKEVSAERSALMANIEEGAIVMGTVKNLTDYGAFIDLGGIDGLLHITDMAWKRVKHPTEVVNVGDEIRVKVLKFDKERGRISLGLKQLADDPWKDLARRYPEGTRLFGKVTNITDYGAFVEIEDGVEGLVHVSEIDWTNKNVHPSKLVHVGQEVEVMVLDIDQERRRISLGMKQCLPNPWEEFAANHQKGDRVSGQIKSITDFGVFIGLEGGIDGLIHLSDLSWDKPGEEAVRDYKKGDTVEAVLLAVDPERERISLGIKQLEGDPFAQFVSINDKGSVVKGEVVSVDAKGAEVKLDEGVEGYLAAREMARERVEDARNLFKAGDQVEAMITNIDRKSRHITLSIKALSAQEEKDAMAQYSRSGAAAGTTSLGELLKEQMKRKQEEK
- the aroA gene encoding 3-phosphoshikimate 1-carboxyvinyltransferase; its protein translation is MTDRKIDYLVHGGGPLRGRIRVPGDKSISHRAVMFGALAEGETRVTGLLEGEDVLATLGAFRAMGMRAEGPADGQLLIHGVGLRGLRAPAEAIDCGNSGTSMRLLAGILSGQPFSTTLTGDASLRRRPMNRVITPLSEMGSRIEAAENGRPPLQVHGNAQLRGIHYALPVASAQVKSAVLLAGLFADGETCVTEPAPTRDHTERMLHGFGYPIRREGQTVCLRGGGRLHGTTIQVPADISSAAFFMVGALICPDSDLVLEHVGVNPTRTGIIEILTRMGGRIDLLNLREVGGEPVADIHVRSSRLTGIRIPEKLVPLAIDEFPAIFVAAACAEGETVLTGAEELRVKESDRIAVMADGLQRLGVDARPTADGMVIRGGPIGGGEVESHTDHRIAMAFSMAGLVAREPVRIHDCRHVATSFPGYAELARSAGLSLSVEEGR